The following coding sequences lie in one Pseudomonas sp. SL4(2022) genomic window:
- a CDS encoding alpha/beta fold hydrolase, with the protein MKKLIAGLALILIGSTALLYLSPAAQLASLQLIERQRAGLSLKQISVNNLNIHYYEGGPRNAQTILMVHGFAANKDNWLRFARHFSQDYRVIALDLPGFGTSEKPAGSYDVGTQAEHMASVIDALGIEQLHLIGNSMGGHINALYAARYPHRTRSLALLNNAGITSPQPSELMQRLQRGEPNPLVVKSPEDFQRLLQFIFVQPPYLPESLKGYFAEQAIANSAHYDQVFAHLIDRYIPLEPVLPKIQAPTLIIWGAEDRVLDVSSIDVMRPLLRDPRVVTLADTGHAPMIERPQLTAQHYRDFLQSLHNSRSESGRGNNQEHVGIKKPAQ; encoded by the coding sequence ATGAAAAAACTCATTGCAGGATTAGCGCTGATACTCATCGGGAGTACTGCGCTGCTTTACCTGTCACCTGCCGCCCAGCTGGCAAGCCTGCAGCTGATCGAACGGCAACGCGCCGGACTCAGCCTCAAACAGATCAGCGTGAACAATCTTAACATTCATTACTACGAAGGCGGCCCGCGCAATGCACAAACCATCCTGATGGTGCACGGCTTTGCCGCCAACAAAGACAACTGGCTGCGCTTTGCCCGCCATTTCAGCCAGGATTATCGAGTGATAGCACTCGACCTGCCGGGTTTCGGCACCAGCGAAAAACCTGCTGGCAGCTACGATGTAGGCACCCAAGCCGAGCACATGGCCAGCGTGATTGATGCGCTGGGAATTGAGCAGCTGCACCTGATCGGCAATTCCATGGGCGGGCATATCAACGCACTCTATGCCGCGCGCTATCCACATAGAACCCGTTCTCTGGCATTACTCAACAACGCCGGTATCACGTCGCCGCAGCCCAGCGAACTGATGCAACGACTGCAGCGCGGGGAACCCAATCCACTGGTGGTGAAAAGCCCCGAGGACTTTCAGCGCCTGCTGCAGTTCATCTTCGTACAACCGCCCTACTTGCCAGAATCGCTCAAGGGCTATTTCGCCGAGCAGGCCATCGCCAATAGCGCGCACTACGACCAAGTGTTTGCCCACTTGATCGACCGCTACATTCCGCTGGAACCGGTGCTGCCGAAGATCCAGGCACCGACGCTGATCATCTGGGGCGCAGAAGATCGGGTGCTCGATGTCTCCAGCATTGATGTCATGCGCCCGCTGTTGCGTGATCCTCGCGTAGTGACCCTCGCAGATACCGGCCATGCACCGATGATCGAGCGTCCACAGCTGACCGCACAACACTACCGGGACTTCCTGCAGAGCCTGCACAACTCACGAAGTGAATCAGGCCGCGGCAACAACCAAGAACACGTAGGCATAAAAAAACCCGCTCAGTGA